From one Triticum urartu cultivar G1812 chromosome 3, Tu2.1, whole genome shotgun sequence genomic stretch:
- the LOC125546446 gene encoding SNF2 domain-containing protein ENL1-like, with amino-acid sequence MEDSERNSAGDWELEDSTSEKPPYKLPARISRMLYPFQLQGLRWLWFLHCRGTGGILGDDMGLGKTIQVSAFLAGLFHSGLIRRVLVVVPKTLVTHWIRELTLVGLKSNIRDCSCPNVNVRKSELQYAFKEGGVLLTTYDIVWKYYNTIRGDFYHDVDDDEEGNLWNYVVLDEAHLIKNPKTQRFQRISEIPCVHRIAISGTPIQNNLEEMWALFYFCCPEVLGDRDEFRERYENYINRGNEKDATNPEKHIGSNVAKELRELIKPYFLRRMKDEVYFATSLTNENTLPKKNELIIWLKLTDYQRKLYEDFLNSHIFNKMRPRLLDITILKNICDHPDPLILKKVAAEGTLEGMEDMDGKLNGHDMARLKNMALNVAGYDDDALQVGQLEVSCKLSFIMSLLKNLLEEGHHVLIFSQTRKMLNIVQEAISLKGYRFFRIDGTTKISARERIVKGFQEDFGTQIFLLTTKVGGLGLTLTKADRVIVVGPAWNPSIDNQSVDRAYRIGQTKDVIVYRLMTAGTIEEKIYRMQIFKWGLFRTATEQKEQTRYFNQRDIQELLSLPAQGFDVSSTQKQLQTEHEQQLDMDESLREHLDFLEQQGIAGVSHHSLLFSKTEVLPTLNENDHAPARKRRRKPF; translated from the exons ATGGAAGACTCTGAAAGAAATAGTGCAGGAGACTGGGAGTTGGAGGATTCCACCAGCGAAAAGCCGCCCTACAAGCTCCCGGCGAGGATATCCAGGATGCTTTACCCGTTCCAGCTCCAGGGGCTCAGATGGCTTTGGTTTCTGCACTGCAGGGGGACCGGTGGCATTCTCGGGGATGATATGGGGCTGGGGAAGACCATTCAG GTTTCTGCCTTCCTTGCCGGATTGTTCCATTCGGGTTTAATCAGGAGAGTGTTGGTTGTTGTTCCAAAGACACTTGTGACTCACTGGATCAGAGAACTTACACTTGTTGGCCTCAAAAGCAACATCAGGGA CTGCTCTTGTCCCAACGTAAATGTTCGCAAGTCTGAGCTCCAGTACGCATTCAAG GAGGGTGGTGTCCTATTGACAACATATGACATTGTCTGGAAATATTACAACACGATAAGAGGTGACTTCTACCATGACGTCGATGACGATGAGGAGGGGAACTTATGGAACTACGTTGTTCTCGACGAGGCACATTTAATCAAAAACCCCAAGACGCAAAGATTCCAAAGAATATCTGAAATACCGTGTGTCCATCGGATTGCCATCAGTGGAACACCTATACAAAATAACTTGGAG GAAATGTGGGCTCTTTTCTATTTCTGTTGTCCGGAAGTCCTGGGTGATAGGGATGA GTTTAGAGAAAGGTATGAAAATTATATCAATCGAGGAAATGAAAAGGATGCCACCAATCCAGAGAAGCACATAGGCTCAAACGTAGCCAAG GAATTAAGAGAACTGATAAAGCCTTATTTCTTGCGTCGTATGAAAGATGAAGTGTACTTTGCTACTAGCTTGACAAATGAGAATACGCTTCCTAAGAAAAATGAGCTAATCATCTGGCTGAAATTAACAGATTACCAG AGGAAACTATATGAAGATTTTCTGAACAGTCATATATTTAATAAAATGCGACCTCGCTTGCTGGACATCACT ATATTGAAGAACATATGTGATCACCCAGACCCACTGATATTGAAAAAAGTTGCTGCTGAGGGCACCTTGGAAGGCATGGAAGATATGGATGGAAAGTTAAATGGTCATGATATGGCGAGGCTCAAAAACATGGCCTTGAACGTTGCTGGTTATGATGATGATGCACTGCAAGTCGGCCAGCTGGAAGTCTCATGCAAATTATCTTTCATCATGTCCTTGTTG AAAAATCTTCTTGAAGAGGGACATCATGTTCTAATTTTTTCTCAGACTCGCAAAATGCTAAACATTGTTCAG GAAGCTATATCATTAAAGGGCTACAGGTTTTTTCGCATCGATGGTACCACCAAGATTTCAGCAAGGGAAAGGATTGTGAAG GGTTTCCAAGAGGATTTTGGAACTCAAATATTTTTACTGACTACCAAAGTCGGTGGTCTTGGACTTACACTCACCAAGGCAGATCGTGTCATAGTAGTTGGTCCTGCTTGGAATCCAAG TATTGACAATCAAAGTGTCGATCGTGCCTATCGAATAGGACAGACAAAAGATGTGATTGTATACCGCTTGATGACGGCTGGAACCATCGAAGAAAAGATATATAGAATGCAG ATTTTCAAGTGGGGTTTGTTTAGGACAGCGACTGAGCAGAAAGAACAAACACGCTACTTCAACCAGAGG GACATTCAGGAGCTTCTCAGTCTGCCAGCACAAGGTTTCGATGTTTCCTCCACGCAGAAGCAATTGCAAACAGAGCATGAACAGCAGCTTGACAT GGATGAGTCACTGAGGGAGCACCTAGATTTTCTGGAGCAGCAAGGAATAGCCGGCGTGAGCCATCACAGCCTTCTGTTTTCGAAGACAGAAGTGCTGCCAACTTTGAATGAGAATGATCATGCACCGGCCAG AAAAAGGAGAAGGAAACCTTTTTGA